CCCGTGACCCCCGCATCCGCCTCGCCCCCGGGGACCCCGTCCCCGTGCTCCACCGCGCCGACGTCTACGTGCACCCCACCTACGAAGACGGATTTGCCTACGCTCCGGTCGAAGCCCTCGCCTGTGGAGTGCCCGTTATTGTAACGGAAGATACCGGCATGAAAGAGCGCGTCCGGGAAGGGGAGACGGGTTTCGTCGTCCCGACGGGCAGCTGGGAAGCGATCCTTGACAGACTGGAATACATCGCGAAACACCCCCTCACTTTTGATGTGGGCGCTACTGCCTCCGCATCCGCACCGGGTGATTAACAGATGGACCAACAGGCATTGCCACACGATCCGCCCTCCATACAACCCCCTGCTCAACCAGACCGCTCGGAGTTTCCGTTGCGCGCCTTTTTTGGCCACCACAAGTGCGCCTCGGGGTGGATCGATAACATCTTGATGGAGATCAGCTTCCATATGGGCATCCGGTTCGCGATGGCCCATATACCGGCTCACTTCGAACCCTACGGCTCGCTCGATGGGTTTGTCGAGGCCCGGAAGGTCGATTTCCTCGCTTACACCAATGCCGACAGCCGGCACCTCGCTGGCTGCACCTTCTACAAAGGCTTTCATGTCGTTCGCGACCCGCGCGACGTACTGGTCTCCGCCTATTTCTCCCACCTCCATAGCCACAGCACCCGGGGGTGGCAGGCCCTGGTGGATCATCGGGAGCGACTCCAGAATCTGCCAAAGCAGGAAGGCCTATTTTTGGAAATGGAGTTTAGCAAGACCAGCTTCGAGGAGTTTGACCGGTGGGACTACCAGCAGCCGAACGTGCTCGAGTTGAAGATGGAGGAGCTGTCGGCCACGCCGCTCGATGGGTTTCTGCGCATCGCACGTTTCCTGGAGATTCTGGATGAAGAGCGCCATAGCGCGCTCGGCGAACTGGGGACGTTGCTGAGCACGCGGCTGAATCGGCTGAACCACAAAGGCCGGCGATTCATGCCGGGGCAACTGCCGCTTTTTCCCGTGCCCCGCATTCGCCGGCACACGATCCCGCCCGATCTGATCCATCGGATCCTGGATAAAAAGTCCTTCCAACGCATGTCCGGCGGACGACGCAAAGGCGAAGAGGATGTAAAAAACCACTTCCGCAAAGGCGTCCCGGGTGATTGGCGGAACCACTTCACCCCGGAATTGCGCGCCGCGTTTAAGGCGCGGTACAACCATCTGGTAATCAAGCTGGGGTACGAAACCAGCGAGGATTGGCAGTGATGGGCCGCCGCGTCATCGGTCACTACGCACCCAACCTGTGGGCCAGCGGAGGCATCGCGACCTACGTCCGCCGCATGGGGGAGGCACAGGCCGCAGCGGGGCACGAGATCGTCTATTTCTCCGCATCC
This DNA window, taken from Rhodothermales bacterium, encodes the following:
- a CDS encoding glycosyltransferase; its protein translation is RDPRIRLAPGDPVPVLHRADVYVHPTYEDGFAYAPVEALACGVPVIVTEDTGMKERVREGETGFVVPTGSWEAILDRLEYIAKHPLTFDVGATASASAPGD
- a CDS encoding sulfotransferase domain-containing protein, with product MRAFFGHHKCASGWIDNILMEISFHMGIRFAMAHIPAHFEPYGSLDGFVEARKVDFLAYTNADSRHLAGCTFYKGFHVVRDPRDVLVSAYFSHLHSHSTRGWQALVDHRERLQNLPKQEGLFLEMEFSKTSFEEFDRWDYQQPNVLELKMEELSATPLDGFLRIARFLEILDEERHSALGELGTLLSTRLNRLNHKGRRFMPGQLPLFPVPRIRRHTIPPDLIHRILDKKSFQRMSGGRRKGEEDVKNHFRKGVPGDWRNHFTPELRAAFKARYNHLVIKLGYETSEDWQ